Part of the Ictalurus furcatus strain D&B chromosome 10, Billie_1.0, whole genome shotgun sequence genome, AAGAAAtagtgatatactgtatgttcactatattctattctattctattacattatattatattatacaactccaattctgaaaaagttgggacagtatgggaaatgcaaaaaaacaaacaaaaagagtcatttgaaaatttaatTCACCAtgtactgaaaacacattattaacacattatttgatgttttactttgtgagttaaatttattttagaaaatatacactcatttcaaatctgatgactgcaacacactccaaaaagttgggacactccactgtttaccactgtgtaacatcatcttttcttttaataacacttaagtgtttgggtactgaagacaccagttggttaagtttaacaagcggaattttcccccattcatccattatgcatttctccaaccatgacagatgctggcttttggacctgacattgataacagcttggatggtccttttcctcttgggcccagagaacacaatggctgttttgtccagaAACTAtatgaaatgttgactcgtcagaccacaaaacacgattccactgtgctactgtccatctcagatgagaccgagcccagagaagtcagcggtgcaattggacagtgttgatgtatggcttctgctttgcatagtaaagccttaagtTGCATCTGTgaatgcagcggcgaatggtgttgactgacaaaggtttaccaaagtacccctgcgtgtgtggagtttgcatgttctctctgtgcggcaggggtttcctccgggtactctggtttcctcccccagtccaaagacatgcatggtagtctgattggcatgtccaaagtgtccataatgtatgaatgggtgtgtgaatgtgtatgtgattgtgccctacgatggattggtaccccgtccagggtgtaccccgccttgtgccccatgctccctgggataggctccaggttcccagcgacccagaaggataagcggtacagaaaatggatggatggatggattatattatattatacacagtatattattttattcacttaGATTTTGAggctgattaaaaaataaactatggTTCTTTAATTGTAAGTCATTACACAGTGTCCTTTaagaaatatgaaagaaaaactCAGAAAAATGTATTGCGAAATTTCTATTTTTAGAGGCTAATATCATCAGGAAACTTCAGCTCGtaaaccaaaaatatttatCTCAATAAAATTATACAGTGAATTAAACTAGAGCAGTGTAGTGAAAAATGGAAGGATAACATAACAGAGATTTAAAAATAGTAATTGATGTAGTACGCATTCAGCATTGTGATTTATTAACTATTACACATTTCTGCAGTGTAGACCTCCCTAACCTTTTGATCCTGGCTACAGGCCTGCTTAAGAACGataaggccaattcatttgtttgtgctaaaCACCAAAggcattttggtttgagatcaagaTGAGTATGAGATGAGCGTTTAGAATATTCAGCTtttatcagaccacccaatttttaggtgagcaacagacaagtcttgaagtaaattaaagttaataacacttaagatttggttgcatatctcttgcttgcaataactgcatcaccATATTGTTGGTTTCTGCTGTTataatgcttttccaggcttttaccactgCCTCTTTCGGTTATTGTTTGTTTCGTGGGGTTTCTCCTTTCAGtgtcctcttcaggaggtgaaatgctgctcaattgggttaagttctggtgattgacttggccagtctaaaaccttccacttttccccctgttAAAGTCCTTTGTTTAGTTGGCAGtaggttttggatcattgtcttgctgcatgataaagtcaAAATGGCTAGCTTTTGTCCCATAGACAACCaactgatcttcatgttggcttatcctttttaacaacaaatgaagTCTTTGCAGGTAAAACTGAagtctaaaaccaagagtaggtGTTCAGggctatttactgtttaaaccaTCAATCTAACTGGACACACGTGGGTAACAAAAAAcacctgttccaatatttttgcttgcctaaaaattgggtagtctagtacaaaatgtgctatgttctatgttgtttaacacatctacatataaatacccggaaataaaagctgaaattctaagctctcttatattcatcttttgatctcaaacccaaatgtcttcagtctacagcaaaaacaaatgaattggccttgccattccaacaGTTTCTGAGTGGACTGTATACAGAGGAACATATACTCACTCGCTGTATAGTGAGTGCACCATTCATGCTTCCTAATCTTTTTAAAGTCAAGTGTTTCGAGTCCGTAATCATGCTGAATAACAAGCATGGTAAACAGAAAATCTGCTTTTAGCAAGCTATTTCATTCAAACCAAGGAACACAAAACGTATGGTTCTCCCTCTGTGTGTAATTTGCCTTTCTCTTCAAAGTcaatttaaacaacaacaacaacattaaacatgcaTAATCAAGCGAATAAAATCCAACTTATTCATGCTTTTGTATTTCACATGTCTCACATTCATTGTGCTACGGATGACACGCTATGGATGTGTCAGTGGCGcaggtttaataaataaaccctgATGGATACTAAATTTAGGGGGTGTTTCACTTCTCACACCAAATATGATGGCAGATAGCAAAATGAATTTTCTTGAAACAGAGGGACAGCTGTGAGGGAAAttcttcatttttactttgtaataagtttgttcttgttctgtttcattctcatgtgaggataacgcctaagaaggccatgtcacgTCACTGAGAtgagtacagaatgtttatcatttatacagagacacaaacatgttcttctgttcaaggttcgtctgtccaagatcctaaaacaaagcctgtttgaactgcctcaaacagGTAtccttatcggtacacagaattatgtcatgctctgcgtttcttatatatatagtagtggtttagtacaagggcttcagagcgctctcattattctatcctgccttattctatcctgcattaaccatctttctgtaataaacctttttaccttcagaggacgagtctgcgagtgttgtctaattttcACGACACAGCTTAGCCCATTTATACCAGCCGGCTCTGCCCTCTACACTCTCTGAAAAAGGGCACTAAACTGTATCTTTCCTTGTCGCTAGTGTGGTAGTCTCAAGGGCacaccttttgtacctttagtatgcgTCTTTTACCTTGATAGGTTCCTGAAGTTTACCTTTAAAGCTCTAAGAACCAATTCTGGTCCATTCATGTGCCTTAATTAATTTTCAGCGGTACACTatatccatgtttttttctgagTGTACCTTGTCCATGAATGAAAAGAGACTACTCTAGGACGACCACTGACCAGACATTTGGACAGAGGCCCAGCACACCAGTGACACTAACATTGACACAATGTTTTCAGATGAAACTCAGGTACACACTACAATGTTAGTGCCAGTGTTGTGCTGAAAATATTCAAGCACATAAATAATTTCTTGTCTGTGGTATTTCTTTTCATGGATGGGTGGAGTAGATGGAGGAGAAACAATGTATAATAATAGTTATACGACACTTATTTCTGGTCtgctaatttgattggtcgagcaGTGTTCCAAGAGTGATTATATTAACTATAAATGTACTGGGAAGTTTCACTGTGTGCATCACTCCACTCGTCTGTGTTCAccacataaaattccacttcctaattcgaaacagttactacagtagtgttagtgACAACATCAGCATACATGgcaaatgatacatttttcatgaataaCAACTTAAATAATAACTTAAAACATGAAAGCTCAtctgatgaagatgaaaaggaaaaagagaagccAATTATCACCAGAAGCAACATTCCCTATAACGGGAAcgtacaaatcaatgtgagcgGGCTAACCGACGAGCTATAAAGAGAGTGTAGCTTCTTCGGGATCTATTTCCACTaacggagcaaaaataaacagaacatttggccatattgcgTCTAAAATGTCACTTACCtaatattcatttcttgtttatagaactgttgtataaaagcaatatcacactcgtGACCATGCGGTTATGCTGAATATCAGATCTTTTATTCATCACAcaacataactttatttttctcaCATTAACCAAAGTGTACATTTCTTACCACAACCTGCAGTTTTCCATTAAAAGCTTATCAGCATATACATCAGTATGTCGCAGTATTCATGCAAAAATGTGGACAGCATGCCACATATAAAGCACATCTAATTTCCCATTCTACATTTCACAGTTTAATCTACAGGTTTTTGGTCACAAAATCAGTTCACATCAatgacaaatacaaaaacagagGAACTAGAATCCAGCATTTACAACTTtagacaataaaaacaatttacgCATCAAGTATATTGGATtggcactgcaaaaaaaaaaaacctgttagaACAGGAAGACTTGAGTATAAGAGGGACTCTGATCAAAACCTATTTACGATAAATAGgtgaacatgaacagaaaacaTCAGCACTCTTTTAAAAGCTGAAACAAGTAAAGTTTCAGCTTGTTTAATTAAGCAGCATTTCaggacataattattaattttaataacAGGGGAGAATTTGCACACTCTGCACCACTCTGGATTTTAATGAGGGCTGTCACAACAAATGCTGAGCTACAGTCATGGgttttcttaatatttttaccaaatacacaatcacacagtCTATCATTTCCATCAATACTTATACTCTTTTTCCTGAGTGTTTGGTTAATACCATTATCACCACATctcaaatcatttattttttttttttatcatgtctCTTAAggaattattcattatttaaattaatccAGCAGAATATATTCAGTAAAAAAGATTATTACAATAATGCTTACATGCTTAGACTTTCCTTAGTTCCCCATTGTCACTCATAGTTCAGTAATCTCTATTTATCAATTTTATTTAGTGGCCAGGACAAAATTGACTATTTAcaagaataatttaaaaacattatcaatctacgattttttttatacagtgacATATAATAAGCAGAATTAGTCAGAATAGATTAATAAAGTCATACTCAGCATAAGATAGTCCAGATAAATTTGGTGAAGACATGCAAACCTTCACCTCCATCATTAAGGCTTTTGGGTCTCACAAAACTATTCACAAGTATAAGCATACGACAACGCACCACTGTCAGACAAGGTGATGCAATATCCTCAGGTTGTTTATTCATCCTGCAAATTAGCTGGTTCGTGCATTCAGGATCAAAGCTGACTTTTGCACATTGAATCATCGTGGGGGTTTCAAAGGCCCTGGACTCCATAGaagaaaaatgcttttttggggggtttttttttgctatcaAGAGGCAAAGATTCTGTCTGCATTACTTTACACAACAagcataaaacaataaaatatacactGTCAGTCTAACACTTTTGAACAGCTGCAGTTTATCTTTTAAAACAGTTCGCAAAATCTCATTTAACCGGCTGCTCTAAGATCCTAATGAGACCCTAAATGTACTAgttttaaacataaatgtatGTTCTAATCAGAATGAAAAGGTTTTGGCCATTTCTGATAAGATCGAAATTGTTTCAATTAAATAGTAATTTCTAACATatctcaaatcacacacacatgcattcctTGGTCAGACTTTCAAGATCTTTTGACtggtactgttttttttttgtgtgtttgtgtacaatATATGTAAAGATTTCTATTTAGTTTCTATTCATACCAGATtcaaatgtatacatatactTACTATAAAGGCTGAGCTAGTGTGTAAGTTGTAGTCATGAATAAATATGTCACTGCTAAATGAACTgctgctaatactacatggtaaCAGGATTATCTATTTACTGTAAGGTATATTAGGCCTCCTTTCAACGCACTAAGCCCTCATAAGACCTTATGCAGGCTTAAAGACCAGGCAGCAGCTTCCCCAGAGGAACCTCTCTCTCGCCTACTAGGCTGTCCCTTTTCAGGCTAGTGCCCTTGTTCACCACTTTGATCTTCAGAGCTAGGCTTTTCACCTGAGCTGAGCTCACAGAATCAAAAAAGAAGTCCTCGTTGAAGACAGGATTGCGGCTGTTCTTGATTATAGTGCTTCTCTGCTTTTGCTGCTTGCCCGGGTTGAGGTAGAGTGACACACAGCAGTTAATGCTCTTTATGTCAAATGTCTGGTCATAAATGTCCTCAGCCGAAATGATGCGGACGCGCAAACGTGCTGTTCCTGGGTCATAATCAGCACAGAGCCGGAGAATGCCTCCCTTGTGGAGGTTGACCTTGTGCTCCCTTTGCTGTCTGTCCTTTCCATGCTGATGGTCCAGGAGTCCACCACCTGCGGGAGAGTGGAGCCTCCTGGGCACGCTGGGGCTGGGCTCTGCAGAGCTGCACTCATCCGTGGAGAGCGAACTGTGCCGGGCGAACGTCCTCTTGGCTTTGACCACTTTGGCCTGAGTCTCATGGGTGAAGATCTTGAGCAAGGAAGCAGAGCGGGACAGCAGAGGTGAGCTGAAAGGGGACGACTCAGCTGAGGAGCATGTGTCGCTCTCGCCCCCACTAAAGTAGCGATATGGGTTGATGTGGGACGTGTTGAAATCCAGAGGGTTCAGACGGTTAACTTCAGTACCGGTCTTGCCTGGTGACTTGCGTTGGGTGTTGGGGGACGTGACTGGGCTTGAGTGGTCACAGTGGAAGAGCGACTCTTTCCGGCGAGTGTGGGGACTCTCCAATAGTGTAGCAAATCCGTAGGAGGTCTGAGTCTTTGGAATATATGACAAAGACATAGCTGTCTGAGACTGAGGGTCAGCATTGGTGTCCCCAGCAACGACATCATCTGCACTCTCGATCTGAATGATGTGACGGTTGGCAGCCCTTAGCAGGTTTTTGGTGTCTCCAGCTAGTTTGCTGACCAGGCGAGGACTTCGAGGGCTGCTGATTTTGTTGCCAATGGTCTGCTCTGAGGTGGAAGGCCGTAGACCTTCCTTGGGCTTCACGTCTAGTGTTTCAGTCTCTGGTGGGCAGCTCACCAGCTTGGGAGGGATGAAGAAGTCCGGGATCTTATCAGGCGTGAGAACGTTGCTGTAGATGGGTGCTTTGTCCTGTTTGTCTCCTACCTCCCCTGGTCGGGGAGCATTGTTCTCCACTGTGCTCCGGATTTTCTCCAGAACCCACATGATTCTTCAGGGTCTGACCCACTGAAGGACAGCTGGGTTTCTATCTGCAACATTATGCAGAGTTGCTTAACATACAAATATGATGGTAGATAACATAAGCATGTGTCAATcatttccaaaataaatcaaatggtaATTGAAAATTGGGAAATGTACTATGCAAAGTCATTgttaaaccaaaaccaaaagacaGTTTGTTATGTGTGTACATAACATTTTCAAAGGCTCAGCCTTTTCACTCGATGGTAGATGGCGGTATGGGGAGGGGAATAAAGACATAATATGACTGGTTAATATTACATGCAGTGCGAAGTAGACAGGTGATTGAAATTTCAGAGAACattaaagaaaacaagaaagtgATAAAACACCtactgtttgttttgtctttttttttttttaaactccgaTATGTGTTTAGGTTTCTAATGTGTTCTGCGATACAGAAATGTCCAAATTCTAGAAAAGGCTTCAAtcttaattatttaacattacaACAATTATCAaatggagaaataaaacatctctTTCTTACCGTAATTTACCTTAATTAAATGTAAGGTTTTATGATGGCATAATCTCATCAAATTGATTGTCCAGGGATCTTGAAATAACAAATGTCATGTTCATCAAACAATAGCTATAACAGTATTTGTCGGCAATTTATTAAAACCCCATGTTCTCACCATCATCATGCACACAGTCTGTTCACTGCActtaaatataatgaaaatgtcTGATCATGTTTGAGCGTGATGCTGTATAGAGACTGCATGTTAATGAAACAATAAATGGAGCAACAGGTTTTCTCGAATAAATCCAAGCATTATTTCAAATTATTATCAATaatcatttacaaaaaattaCAACAGACCAGATTATTACATTGAAACCTATTTAAATCACTAAGAAACTATGATACTAACATACTGTAACATGCTATAACATGGATGGTAGTAACTATGATGGCGTACTATTTAGTATGTTACTATGTATGGTGGTGTGCAGGTCCAGGACCACTGAGATGCTCGCCAagattcacacacaaacacacacgaacAGTTTTGTATAATCACTGTAGTTAAGCTGAAATAGGTAAGTAGCATTCAGAGCAAATCCTTAATATTCCGTTTTAAACGACTTAGAAAAAGTGAGTTACAAGGATGAAACTACTTCGTTATGAACGCACAAGCCACACATCACAACCTGTTGCATTACAGCAGACTTGACTTACTGTGAGCTTTCGTTACAGCTCTCCTGTGGTGAACCTCAGCACTCTAACGGCTCATCTCTGCCCAGCTGAATGTCCTTCTTCAAAGCGCGAGCACCACTTCGCATTCGAAAAGTGACCGTTACCGTTTTATATCCCTGAGGCGGCCAATCAGAGCCCCCCGATCGCTTCCGATCAACAGCCAATCATCAGCGTCATCATCACGTACTGTCTGCGCGCGAGCAACTgtagcacagaccagagcctcgAGTTAACCGAGGCACTGACTGATACAGGACTCATACAGGACTCATACAGGACTGATGTGTCAAAATAACACTTTACTGCAGTTCCCACATGTGCCATATCAGTTAGTGTTCGGTTTGAGACAGAGCGCACTGCatgctattttttattataaggATCAACGAAATGCATAAATGCACGAGGCTTAATTAAATATGACTAGGATAAAGGACTTATGTGACGTTATTGTGCGGGCAAAAGTCGATATCTGAATTCCTTTTACTCTCAGATTTCTTTTGCCTTCCTACCAAAATTCATGTGAGCTAAGGCTGCATGAAATACAATACCAATATCTCAGAAATCTGCACTCTAACAAACCTGTGAGGGCTTTAACAACCATGGCCTGATTTCCTGATctaaataatgatgatgatgataatggtttttgttttgttttgttgttgttgttgttgttgttgttaataataataataataataataataataataataataataataataataataatgcaggcCAATCATAACCATGACATATAATGGGATCGCAGGGGTTTTCATATGCTATTTATTGCCAATATCATGCAGTCTTGAGGACACTCAACCCACTCCTACTCTTACTGTTCGCTTTGCTCATGCACACGTGaactgcatgcacacacatgaaaTTGTGCCATTTTGGCATAAATGGACTCTTTTCATGTTTAGAAAGTGTGCATGGACACACAAACTTATCCTGCCTGCTCACAAACTTTTTATACTCATGGTAGGTCCCATAAACTTCACTAATGGATCTTCAGTGCAGTAACACTACACCGATATtgttaaccaatcagaatgagtTATGTCTTACTGTATACTCTCAATTTACATTGTTGTTGGTAGGTAGAACTGAAGGGAAGCCCCTCCCACTCCAGCACTATTTTGGTGATGTTAGGCAAGCAAGGTACAAGCCATGTTGATTGATCAGTTTTACAGTATCATCTCAAATCTTTTGCTGGCACAAATGAGTTACATGCACTACCAACAATCTTTCATTATTTAGATGAATGTTAGCATGCCAATTCTatgacatgaagaaaaaaaaaaattgagaacaTTAGCTCGCTTACTTAAACtgcacagggggaaaaaaagggaatatGTGGTCGGTCAGATTTAAGAGAAAATATTATGTACagttaacataaaaatattgtttctcatcaaaacgtGATTTCATTGATTAGACAAAACTAAGTATCTAATCTACTCATTTGAAGTATGCAGAGTGTGATCAATTCACGTAGTATTAACGTGATCAGTTGTGCTATAAAATCTCATGAGGAGGTTGACAGGCACTGATGAGAAGAAATTACCATAGAATGGAATTAACTTGATTAATTCACGTGTGACATGATAGCACACTGCCTAAAAATGCCAGGGATCTGGTTTTATCCTGAGTTATTTTATTCCAGGGCTTCGAATATACATTAACAAATCATGTTGGCTGTACGAAAACAAATTATGTGAATGCAACTCAATTCATTCACGTGGAAGTAACGTACACATTTGAATTAAGTCAATTCAGTATAATTTTTCTCAATTTTCTCAATTAAGCGGAGTAGAAATAAGTACTAtaactaaacaataaaaaaaaatacaaccatAGAATCTCAAGATTAAGCAGTTATCTCAAAACACACAAAGGCCAGCATGTTCTGGATCCTCCTGCTAAATTATGATCCCATTGCAtggtatgagtgtatgtgttcAGAGGAAGGGGCTTTAGAGAAAGGTAGATTGAAGGTAGATGCCTGCAATTTAACCTGTCTTGGATCTAAGACGACAACAATTATAGCAAGTTAAACTGCTTAAATATTTATCTgttatttgtttgcttatttatgtttgttcatttgttttgtttgttctttctaCCTTTGCCTGATTGTAAAGCACATCTGCATTCATTTAGTACAGACAGTGTGTCATCATGAAATGCTTTGAAAAAAAGAACCTCATGATGAGACATCATGGGACATCCCATCATACTTCTCTGGTCATCAGTTGTCCTGGAGACCAGGTCATATCTATAGCAACAAGCAGATGTGTACAGGTGAAAAACAGATCCATAAGAGAAAAGGTCTGTAGGAGTGAACCTGAGGTGAAAGCAATTTCAACAGtgtaggtacacacacacacaaaaaaaaacaaaactacacaTACACCCAAATGTATTGTCAGGACACGTGTCACTGCCTGTTTGCTTTTGGTGTGGTCAATGAACtggttattaaatattttatctttAGTCAGTGTGAGATAAGAGGTATGTAATTCTATAGATTATTCTATAGAAATAGTGATAAGGTCAGCAGAGCGATTATGatacaaagcaaaaataataaagcagcAGACTTCATTGGAAAAAACTGGAAAGTTGAATGGATGAGTTATTACCTTAGTGTTCATTAAGGTCAGATAGTCCAGCAAAGCTCATTTTGGAATGGCAATGAACAACAGTCATATTATAGCACATTTAGAATAATACATCTACTTCAGA contains:
- the LOC128614282 gene encoding C2 calcium-dependent domain-containing protein 4C, with the protein product MWVLEKIRSTVENNAPRPGEVGDKQDKAPIYSNVLTPDKIPDFFIPPKLVSCPPETETLDVKPKEGLRPSTSEQTIGNKISSPRSPRLVSKLAGDTKNLLRAANRHIIQIESADDVVAGDTNADPQSQTAMSLSYIPKTQTSYGFATLLESPHTRRKESLFHCDHSSPVTSPNTQRKSPGKTGTEVNRLNPLDFNTSHINPYRYFSGGESDTCSSAESSPFSSPLLSRSASLLKIFTHETQAKVVKAKRTFARHSSLSTDECSSAEPSPSVPRRLHSPAGGGLLDHQHGKDRQQREHKVNLHKGGILRLCADYDPGTARLRVRIISAEDIYDQTFDIKSINCCVSLYLNPGKQQKQRSTIIKNSRNPVFNEDFFFDSVSSAQVKSLALKIKVVNKGTSLKRDSLVGEREVPLGKLLPGL